In Dama dama isolate Ldn47 chromosome 9, ASM3311817v1, whole genome shotgun sequence, the following proteins share a genomic window:
- the LOC133061564 gene encoding olfactory receptor 10H3-like produces the protein MIVGSIARPGDGGTASLSGQNYSTVSEFILIGFSNFPQQLLPSFFLLYLLMYLFTLLGNLLIMGTIWREHSLHTPMYLFLCALSISEILFTVAVTPRMLVDMLSSHRSITFVACASQMFFSFTFGFTHSFLLMIMGYDRYVAICHPLRYNVLMSPRDCACLVSCCWAGGSVMGLILTLIVFHLTFCGSNEIHHFGCHVFALLKLACGKETASLTLSVILVCVTALLGCLFLIILSYVFIVAAILRIPSAEGRHKTFSTCVSHLTIVVVHYGFASLIYLKPKGPHSMDSNTLMATTYTVFTPFLSPIIFSLRNKELKNAIQRSFCRKFSSLSS, from the exons ATGATTGTGGGAAGCATTGCCCGGCCTGGGGATGGAG GTACAGCATCCTTGTCTGGTCAGAACTACAGCACAGTGTCTGAATTCATCCTCATCGGCTTCTCCAACTTCCCTCAGCAGCTCCTGCCCTCCTTCTTCCTGCTGTACCTGCTGATGTACCTGTTCACACTGCTGGGGAACCTGCTCATCATGGGCACCATCTGGAGGGAGCAcagcctccacacccccatgtacctCTTCCTGTGTGCCCTCTCCATCTCCGAGATCCTGTTCACTGTTGCGGTCACCCCTCGCATGCTGGTGGACATGCTCTCCTCCCACCGCTCCATCACCTTTGTGGCCTGTGCCAGCCAGATGTTCTTCTCCTTTACATTTGGCTTCACCCACTCCTTCCTGCTCATGATCATGGGctatgaccgctacgtggccatctgccaccccctGCGCTACAACGTGCTCATGAGCCCCCGTGACTGTGCCTGCCTTGTGtcctgctgctgggctggtggctcagtcatgggACTGATACTGACATTGATAGTTTTTCACCTGACCTTTTGTGGGTCTAATGAGATTCACCATTTTGGCTGTCACGTGTTTGCCCTCTTGAAGTTGGCCTGTGGGAAGGAGACAGCCTCTCTCACCCTGAGTGTGATCCTGGTCTGTGTCACGGCCCTGCTGGGGTGCTTATTCCTCATCATCCTCTCCTATGTCTTCATCGTGGCTGCCATCTTGAGGATCCCCTCCGCTGAGGGCCGGCACAAGACCTTCTccacctgtgtctcccacctcaccaTAGTGGTCGTGCACTACGGTTTTGCCTCCCTCATCTACCTCAAGCCCAAAGGCCCCCATTCTATGGACAGTAACACGCTCATGGCCACCACCTACACGGTCTTCACGCCCTTTCTTAGTCCCATCATTTTCAGTCTCAGGAATAAGGAGCTGAAGAACGCCATACAGAGAAGCTTCTGCAGAAAATTCTCTTCCCTAAGCTCCTGA
- the LOC133061565 gene encoding olfactory receptor 10H3-like produces MDAASLSGQNYSTVSEFILIGFSNFPQQLLPSFFLLYLLMYLFTLLGNLLIMGTIWREHSLHTPMYLFLCALSISEILFTVAVTPRMLVDMLSSHRSITFVACASQMFFSFTFGFTHSFLLMIMGYDRYVAICHPLRYNVLMSPRDCAHLVSCCWAGGSVMGMMVTLIVFHLTFCRSNKIYHFACHVLALLKLACGKETASVTMGVILVCVTALLGCLFLIILSYVFIVAAILRIPSAEGRHKTFSTCVSHLTIVVVHYGFASIIYLKPKGPHSMDSNTLMATTYTVFTPFLSPIIFSLRNKELKNAIQRSFCRKFSSLSS; encoded by the coding sequence ATGCAGCATCCTTGTCTGGTCAGAACTACAGCACAGTGTCTGAATTCATCCTCATTGGCTTCTCCAACTTCCCTCAGCAGCTCCTGCCCTCCTTCTTCCTGCTGTACCTGCTGATGTACCTGTTCACACTGCTGGGGAACCTGCTCATCATGGGCACCATCTGGAGGGAGCAcagcctccacacccccatgtacctCTTCCTGTGTGCCCTCTCCATCTCCGAGATCCTGTTCACTGTTGCGGTCACCCCTCGCATGCTGGTGGACATGCTCTCCTCCCACCGCTCCATCACCTTTGTGGCCTGTGCCAGCCAGATGTTCTTCTCCTTTACGTTTGGCTTCACCCACTCCTTCCTGCTCATGATCATGggctatgaccgctatgtggccatctgccaccccctGCGCTACAACGTGCTCATGAGCCCCCGTGACTGTGCCCACCTTGTGtcctgctgctgggctggtggctcagtcatgggGATGATGGTGACACTGATAGTTTTTCATCTCACCTTCTGTAGGTCTAATAAGATTTACCATTTTGCCTGTCATGTCCTTGCCCTCTTGAAGTTGGCCTGTGGGAAGGAGACAGCCTCTGTCACCATGGGTGTGATCCTGGTCTGTGTCACGGCCCTGCTGGGGTGCTTATTCCTCATCATCCTCTCCTATGTCTTCATCGTGGCTGCCATCTTGAGGATCCCCTCCGCTGAGGGCCGGCACAAGACCTTCTccacctgtgtctcccacctcaccaTTGTGGTCGTGCACTACGGTTTTGCCTCCATCATCTACCTCAAGCCCAAAGGCCCACATTCTATGGACAGTAACACGCTCATGGCCACCACCTACACGGTCTTCACGCCCTTTCTTAGTCCCATCATTTTCAGTCTCAGGAATAAGGAGCTGAAGAACGCCATACAGAGAAGCTTCTGCAGAAAATTCTCTTCCCTAAGCTCCTGA